CTCACGGAAATGATCGCTTCGTCGCGGGATGTCCCCTTGACAATCGCGCGCATGAACGACTGAATAATCAAGGTCTGGGACCGCGCCCCGGACAAGCACCGTGTGGCGGCGCCCGCGATCCGATCGGTCGACAGGGAGCTTTTTTTTAAACTTTATTTTCCGGGGTTATTTATTTTGGCATCCGCAGCGTCCAGCGATCCGTCCATCATCGGTCCGCGCAAAATCGCCGTCTACTGGGACTTCGAAAACATTCACAATGGCATCCAGCCGCGGGGCGTGGCGACGCACCAGCGCGCCAATCCGTTTCGCGTGACCGGCAACATGGTCGAGGTGAAGGCCGTCCTTGACTACCTCAGCTCGCTTGGCGACGTCGTCATCAATCGCGCCTACGCGAACTGGACGATGTTCAAGAACTACCGCTTCGTCATGCTCGAGCACTCCATCGACCTGATCCAGCTCTTCCCGCGCGGGCAGCACGCGAAAAACGGCGCGGACATCCGCATGGCCATCGACGCGCTCGAGGACATTTTTCATTTCGACGAGATCGACACGCAGGTCATCATCGGCGGCGATTCCGATTTCTCCGGCGTGGCGCAAAAGCTTCGCCAGCACGGCAAATACGTCATCGGGATCGGCGCGCGGAATTCGTCGAACATCTACTGGATCAAAAGCTGCAACGAGTTCAAATACTACCACACGCTGACCGGCAGCCGGACGCGCGCCGAGGACGAGAACGAAGAAGCACCGCCCGAGGGCGAGCTGGATCTCGATGAGGCGAAGGACCTCTTGCTTCGCGCGACGCGGCGCCTCGGCCGCAATCACGAGGAAGGCCTCGTCCCGCTTTATAGCGTGCGGCCCATGATGATCCGCATGGACCCGTCGTTCGACGAAAGCAATTTCGGTTTCGAAAGTTTCCTGAAATTCGTCGAGGACTCCCACGACATCCTGCACGTTCAGGAATCCCCCGACGGCCCGATGATCCGGCCCGCCGCGCGCGCGGGCGAGGTCGCGACGCCGAGCCCCGAAAATCTTTCGAAGGAAGATCTCGAACGCATTTACCGCAGCGTGCTGCGTCAGATCGATTATCGCCTCATGCCGCACGCGGAGCGGATGCAGGCGCTCGAAACGCTCTTCAACCTTCTGTCCGAACACGGACCGATCGAGGATCAAACGGCCGTCAAGGAGCAGCTTCTGGAGCGCTACACCAACGAGGGCAACGCGATCACCGACGAAGACGCGCAGCACATCTGGGATATGGGATACAAGGCGAACGTGTATTATTTCCAGGAATATCCCTACCGAAACATCGTCCTCAACGAGCGCATCCCGTCGATCCAGGCGATGGTGCGCCGCGCCGATCTCTCCATCGTCAAGCGACTCATTGGTAAATGCCCCGTGCAGCCGCTCGATCCCGAGGTCATCTCCGACATGCTTTACGGCGTGACGGAAAACGGCCGCGTCGAATACGTTCGCGAGCTGATCGGCGAGGCCGAAGCCGCCGGCTGACGTCGGATCACCGGCGAACGGAACCGCGACCGACGAACGGAGCCGCGACCGTCAGGGAGCGGGTGGCACGCTCGCCCCGCTGCAACGCGCTTTTTCCCGCGATGTCCGTTTGATCGCGATCACGCGCGAAAAAACTCGTTTTATGGTAAAAAGTCGCGTCTGAAAATCGTCCGATGAGCGCGCTGGCGCTTTTCGCTTACCCGGATCTCGGCCATGCCAAATCGCGTCTCGTTCCTTGCCGCCTCGCTTGCTCTTCTTTTCGCCGTTCTCATCGCCGCGACCGCCATCGCGGATTCGGGTGACGCGACCTACAACATTCGCATCGATACGCGCGACCGCTTCGAACGAACGCGCGTTGTCGGTCTCGGCATCGCGATCGATCATGTCGATCTCGCGACGGGCGCGTCGTTCGCGCACGTCACGGACGCGGACGCGCGGCGCATCGAACGGCTTGGATTTGTCGTTACGCCGATCGCGGCGGCGGGCTTTCCGTTCAACATGCAGGATTACCACGACGAGTCGGAGGTGAACGCGGCGCTCGACCAGCTCGCGCTCGATCACCCCGATATCGTGCATCTGTTCAGCATCGGCACGAGCGTCGAGGGGCGCGATCTCCGCGCGGTGCGCGTCTCGGACAACGCGGCGACGTACGAATCCGGCGAGCCGGCCGTGTTTTTCGGCGCGGAGTATCACGCGCGCGAATACGTCAGCGTGGAGGTGCCGCTCGATTTCCTGAATCGTCTCGTCACCGGCTACGGCGTGGACGAATTCGTCACGTATCTCATCAACGAGCGGGAAATCTACGTGGTGCCGCGCGTGAATCCGGACGGGCACACCTACGACGTCGAGGCCAATCAGGCGTGGTGGCGCAAGAACCGCGTCACGACGGGCAATCCGGTTTGCAAGGGTGTGGATTTGAATCGCAATTTCGCCTCGGGATTCGGCGGCGATCCGGGGTCGTCCGGCGATCCGTGCCAGGAGATCTACCGTGGGCCATCGGCGTTTTCCGAGCCGGAGACGGCGGCCGTGCGCGATTTTCTGCTCGCGTACGACAACGTGACGCTTTCGGTCGATCTGCACACGTACGGCGGGCTCATCCTGTACCCCTGGAGCAAGAGCTTCGAGGACATTATCGAGCCCGATCACACCATCCACCGCAACGCGGCGCTGCGCATGGCCGGCGAGTCGAACTACACCGCGCAGCCGTCTTCCGATCTTTATATCTCGGCCGGCACCGCGTGCGACTGGGCGTACGACGTCGCGGGCAAGGTCGCGTTCACCTACGAGATGACCGGAGAATTTGGTGGCGGCGATTTCTATCCGAACGACAACATCCTCCCACTGACGTTTAACAAGATGTGGCCGGTCATGCTCTTTGCCACCGCCATTTCCGCCGATCCGTCGATGGTGCTGTCCGCGGACATCTGGCGGCAGAGCGCGACGGCCGACGGCGGCGAGGTCGTCACCACATGGTCACCGCTCGGCGACGACCCCGGCGGCACGTACAGCGTGTGGCGCATGGAAGGCGCCGCCGCGGATTACACGCAGGTTTCGCCGAACCTCACCTCGGGCGAATTCGAATACGAATACATCGACCAGACCGTCGCGCCCGACACGACGTACACCTACCAGGTTCGTTTTTACGGCCCGAACGGAAACGCCGAGTTCGATCCCATGATCGTGACGACCGACGCAACCGCGGACGACGACGCGGCCGATGACGACGCAGCGGACGACGACGCAGCCGACGACGACGCATCCGACGACGACGCATCCGACGATGACGCGATGGACGACGATTTTCTCGACGACGATGTCAGCGACGACGATGTCAGCGACGACGACGTTTCGGATGACGACGCATTTGACGATGACGCCGGCGCCGATGACGACGTGAATGATGACGACGAGGCGCCGGCGCCAGACATCGACGACGACGATGACGCCGCGAACGCGGACGAGAGCGGCGATTCCGGAGGCTGCGGCTGTTGATCGCGGCGCGGCGGGCGGTCCATGCCGTCCATGGGGTCCATGATGTCCATCCGAGCACGGGCACGGGCACGTGACTTGTCCGTCTTCGGAGCACGGGCCAATATTCGCGCGGCGCGTTCCGTCCTCTTTGCTCGTTCCTCTTTTCTCTCTCCTCGGTAGCCCGTTGCCTTCCCGCGCCAATCCGCCTATAAACCGCCCGCGCCGGGGCCGATCCGCGCCCCGTGCGATCCACGGAATTTGAAGGAGTCGGACATGGCGATAGAGCAAACCCTCGGCATCGCGAAACCGGATGCCGTTGCCAACAATTACGTCGGGAAAATCCTCGCGCTCGCGACCGAGCGGGGCTTTTCGATCCGCGCGCTGCGCATGCTGCGGATGCCTCATGCCACCGCGCAGGCGTTCTACGACGTGCATCGCGGCAAGCCGTTTTACGACGAGTTGACGCAATACATGAGCGAAGGCGCGTGCGTCGCGTTCGTGCTTGAAAAGGACAACGCCATCGCGGACTGGCGCACGCTGATGGGCGCGACGAACCCGGAGAAGGCCGACGAGGGCACGATCCGCAAGCTCTACGCGGAGTCGTTCACCAAAAACGCCGTGCATGGATCGGACAGCGCCGAAAACGCGGCTCGCGAGATTCAGTTCTTCTTTCCGGCGTCCGAGGTTTTCTAGGCGGGGCCTGAGGATCGGGACGGAAACGCCATCCCGATCCGAATTGGCGAAGTCGGGTCCGCAAACGAAGTCGCCCCGCCCCGAGCGGGGCGACGAAGTGCGCGGTCGATACCGCCCCGGCAAAAATCGCGTTCGTCCCGGCGCGAAACCGACCGCGCACTTCGCATTCGCGAATGCTTCGATTGCGGCCCCGACATCCCGAAGGCTCCATCAATTCCTACCCGCGCGTTTCGACCCGCCACATGTCGCCGTCGCGATACGCCGTCATGCGCCGCCCGATATCGTAGCGATCCGGGGCGGCGTCTTCGCCGGGAAAGGCGATGACGTCGCGCGCGTCGAGCTTCACCTCCGCGATCGGCCGGCCCGTCATCTGAGGCCCGTACACCGCCGCACCCGCGTCGCGATATTGCAGATCGACGATGTCCGGACACGCGGTCACGCGCCCGCGTTCGAACAACGCGACGACGGTGGAGCTGCCGGGCGCGAAGTATCCCATCGGCTTGCCGCGTTCGATGAAAAGCCCCTCGGCGACCGATTGCGCCTCGTCGTAACCACGCGGCGAATAGCGCATCACGATCTTGCCGATGACAAGCGCCGCGACGGGCACGACGGCCACGAGGCCCACGCCCGTGCCGCCGCCGGCGTCCGTGTCGATCAGGGTCACGTGGCGCGCGTTTTCGGCAAGCAGGCCCGGCCGCGCCCGCACCGCGCGGGGGTTGACGCTGTGGTAGCGGCCCGCGACGCCGTATGCCGCGGCGACGCGCCCGGCGACGGGCGCGTGGAACCAGTGATAATCCGGCGGCGCGAGGCGAAACACGAAAAACGTGCCGCCCTCGAAGCGCGCGGCCCAATCGGCAACGCGGCGCGCCGACTCACTCGCGGCGGGACGGGTGCGCGCCCCGAGAAGTCCGGCGGCGGTGAAAAAAACGCCCTTGGCCTTAACGCCGCGATCGAGATCGCCGCCGATGACCTTGGAATCCGCCGGCGACACGACGACGTTTTCCGCCGGCATCGGCCGCGCGTTTTCGTAGTCCAGCCGGCGCAAAAAAAGGTCCGTTCGCGAGGCGAACGAGGCGGGATCACCGAGCACGCCAGTAAGGTCGATGGCGTTTTCGCGCGCGAATTCCGCGACGCGCCCGCGCGCCCAGGGCGCGCCGAACGTCCAATACGCGAGCAGCCGCGAAACAGAGGCGCACGCGAAAAGGCGCGCCGCGCCGCGCCCCGCGGCGCCGTTTTCGTACAGCAGGCGAATGAGGGCGTCGGCCGCGACGGGCTCGGTCTGGCGGCCGCGCGTGTAGCGGTCCAGGTGGATTCCGGGTGAGGCAAGCGGCATGGCGCCCGGCAGATTAGACGCACGGGGCGCGGGGATAAAGCGGCCGGAGAGCCGGCGCGCGTTTTTGGCGGACGGTTCGACTTTTTGCCGGGAACCGATCTATCCTCAATCCCCATGGCGCGGCGGATCGGCGGACATCCCCTGGGCCGAAAGCCCATTGTGCATTCGGCGGTGGAGGGGGCGTTCCTGCTCCTTGTCGCCGCGGCTTATCTGCCGCTCGCCGGGCACGTCGGCCTGCCGGGAGGATCGATCGCCCGCCCCCTCATCGGCGGCGCGATCGTCGTCGGCGCCGCGTGGAAGCTCCTCGCGCGGCGCGGCGCCAGCATCCTGCTTCCGCCTTTGCTTCTGGTCTCGCTGCTCTTTGCCCCGATCTCGCTTCTCGGGGCGCTGTCGCTCGGCAGCCTCGCGTTTGTGGGCGCCGGCGTGTCGATCGCCGTCGGTGTCGCGACGCTGTTTCTCATCCGTACCTGGGGCAAAACGATTTTCGCCGTCTTGCTCGTCACCGCCGTCGGCTCCGCGTGGGGATTCGTGATCGGCGAATCCCCATCCAACGCGGGAGACTGCGACCTCAAGACGGCCGCGATCTATCGCTTTGGCGGCGAACTTGTCGAGGGCGGCCTGCCGCATGCGATCGCTTGCGGCATGCGGCGCGATCTATATGTCACGCATCCACGCAGCGGAACGATCGAAAACGTGACCCCCGAAAGTCGCGTCCCGGTGGCGAGCGACGCGCCGTCGTTCGCGCTCGCGGCATCGCCGGAGGGCGACGCGATCGTATGCGCCACAAGCGCCAAACCCGAGCGCAGCGTTCTTGCCGGACTTGGCGCCGCCGCCCTCGGATCGGGCGGCGAGTCTCTCACGCGGCGGGCCATTCGATTCGACATCCGCGAATTTCACGAGATCGAAACCGCGTCGATGGAATGGGCCGGCGGCTGCGGACGCGCGGTGTCGGTGGGGTGGGATCCCATCCGGCAGAACTTCGTCATCCTTTGCGCCGAGGGCCGGTCGCTGCTATTCCCGAAAGCCGGGCGCGATGTCGAGGAGATCGCGCGCCGTCCCTCGGGCATGGCGATCAACAATCTCATCGAGCGCGCCTACGTCACGGATCTGTTCGGCGTCAGCGCGGTGGAGGTGGACCTGGCGACGCTCGCGCCGCTGCGCAAGATTCCGACGGGCGTCTCTTCCGCGGGTGTCGCCGTTTCGTCCGACGGCCTGACGCTCTTCATCGGGCGGCCGATTGGCGGGACCGTCGACGTCTTCGACGCGGTGACGCTCAAGTACCGGCGCTCCCTGCCGGTCATGCGCGGCGTGGGCATCGTGCGCGTCGATGCGTCCGGGCGCTACGTCTTTGCCGCGAGCCCCTGGCGTGGAAGCGTCGCGGTGTACGACACGAAAAGCGATCGAATGCTCGGCCCGTATCCCGTCGGCCGGCCGATCCGCGACATGGTGTATTGTGAATTGACGCGCCAACTCTACGTCAGCATGCCGTGCGGCGTGCGTTATCTGACGGTGCCGCTGCTGGAGGAGGAAGCGGAGAGTAGGAAGTAGTAAATAGGAAACAGGAAACAGGAAATAGGGGAGAGGAAATCGATCGCCCGGTCATTTGGCGCGCTGGTCTTGATTGTCAGAGGTTTGTCTTGTCCATTTTGTCCGTCGCGTCGTTCCGTCCATGATGCCCGAGGCTCGTCGCCGGGCGCGTGCGGTGTCGCTCGCCGCCTGTTGATTTGGGAGGAAAGAATCATGATTCGCCCATCGTCGGAACGCCTTTTCGAACGCGCGGGCCGTGTGCTGGTTGGCGGCGTGGATTCGCCCGTCCGCGCATTTCGCTCCGTCGGCGGCACGCCCGCCTTCATCGCGTCGGGCAAGGGTGCGCGGATGACGGACGTGGACGGCAACGACTACATCGACCTTGTCGGCGGCTGGGGCCCGCTCATCCTCGGCCACGCGCAACCGGATGTGATTGCGGCGGTGATCGACGCCGCCAAATCCGGCCTGTCGTTCGGCGCGTGTCACGAGATGGAGCATCGCCTGGGCGAGGAGGTCGTCGCGCGAATCCCGTCCGCCGAGAAGGTTCGTTTCGTCAATTCAGGAACGGAAGCGGCGATGGCCGCGATCCGCCTGGCGCGCGGCGCGACCGGGCGCGCGAAGATCATCAAGTTCGCGGGCTGCTATCACGGACACGCGGACGCGTTTCTGATCGCGGCGGGCTCCGGCGCGCTGACGTTCGGCGTACCGGATTCGGCCGGCGTGCCGGAGGGCGTCGCGAGGGATACGCTCACCGCGCCATACAACGATCTCGACGAGGTGAAAAAGCTGCTGGCTGCGAATCGCGGTCACGTTGCGGCGATCATCGTCGAGCCGGTCGCCGGAAACATGGGCGTGGTTCCGCCGGCCGAGGGCTTTCTCGAAGGGCTACGCGAGGTGTGCGTCGAGCATGGCGCGCTTCTCGTGTTCGACGAGGTGATGACGGGCTTTCGCGTCGCGCGCGGCGGCGCGCAGGAGCGGTTCGGCGTTCGCCCGGACATCACCGTGCTCGGCAAGATCATCGGCGGCGGCATGCCCGTCGGCGCGTATGCCGCGAGCGCGGATCTCATGGATCGCGTCAGCCCGCTTGGCCCGGTCTATCAGGCGGGTACGCTGTCCGGCAATCCGCTCGCGATGGCGGCGGGCCTGGCAACGCTGACGCGCCTGTCGCCGGATGTGTACGAAAAACTGGAGCACGCGGGAGCGCGGCTTGAGGCGGGACTCATCGAGGCGGCGAACCGAAACGGCGTGGCCGCGACGGTCAACCGCGTCGGCTCGATGATCACCCTGTTTTTCTGCGAGGGGCCGGTCACGGACCTGGCGAGCGCGAAGACATCCGACGCGGTGCGTTTCGGCCGTGTTTTCCACGCGATGCTCGACGCGGGCGTGTACCTGCCGCCGAGCGCGTATGAGGCGGCGTTCATCTCCGCCGCACATGGCGACGCGGAGATCGACGCGATCGCCAAGGCTGCGGAAGGGGCGCTGGCTGGCGGCTAGTCGAACGGCCGGACCGAATGGACACCATGGACTTTATGGACGGGACCGACATTTCCGCCGTGTCCACTGTGCACCGTCGTTTTACGATTTGTTCCTTCCAGATTCCTGCCTGCGTTGACGCGCACCGCGCCATTTCCTAGCGTGCGCTCGTCATTTTCCCCGGGGGGTTTTCCATGCTCGATCCGCGCGTTCGCAAGCTTGCCGAGTTGCTCGTCGATTATTCGGCGCGCGTGAAGAAAAACGACATCTGCTTCGCGACGGCGATCGGCGCCGAGTCGCTTCCGCTCCTGCGCGAATTGCAGCGCGCGTGCCTTTCGCGCGGCGCGGCGATGTTCGACTACGAATACCTGGACGTCGAAATGCAGAAGGATTTCTACGACGGCGCGACGAAAGAGCAGATCGCCTATTTCCCGCAACACAAACTCGACCTGATGAAGCAGGTGGACTGCTATTTCGCGGTGCGCGCGGCGGAAAACTCGATGGTCTTCGCGAACGCGAACCAGAAGGCGCTTGCCGCGCGGCAGCGCGTTCTCGCGCCGATCCTGAACGAGCGCGTGGACAACACGCGGTGGGTCGTCACCATCTTCCCGACGCACGGCTTCGCCCAGGAAGCGGGCATGAGCAAGACGGAGTTCGAGGACTTCTACTTCGGCGCGGTTCTATACGACTACGAGGAGTTGCAGCGCCATCAGGCCCGGCTCGCGCGCCTGATGAACGTCACGGACAAGGTGCGCATCGTGGCGTCGGATACGGACATCACGCTTTCGATCAAGAACATCCCGACGATCTCGTGCTTCGGCGACCGCAACATCCCCGACGGTGAGTGCTTCACCGCGCCGGTGCGCGATTCGGCCAACGGCTACGTGACGTTCAACACGCCGTCGATCTATCAGGGCCGCGAGTTCGCGAACGTGAAGCTCACCTTCAAGAACGGCAAAATCGTGGACGCGACGTGCGCCGGCAAGACCGCGGAGTTGAACGAGGTTTTCGACACGGACGAAGGCGCGCGCTACCTCGGCGAGTTCGCCGTCGGCACGAACCCGAAGATCCGCCGGCCGATGCGTAACATCCTGTTCGACGAGAAGATTTACGGCTCCGTGCACATCACGCCCGGCCGCGCATACAACGAAGCCGACAACGGCAACCGCTCGTCGATCCACTGGGACATGGTGAAAATCCTGACCGGCGACGGCGACATGTTCTTCGACGGCGTGCTCGTCCAGCACAACGGCGTGTTCGTGCACGAGGAATTGCTCGATCTGAACCCCGCGCCCGAGCGCAAGATTGCCGAGCAATATCTCGCAAGCAGGGCCGCGAAGGTAAAAAAGACCATGCCCGCCGCGAAGATCCCGGCCGCGGCCAAGGCCAAACCCGCCGCGCCGAAGCCGTCGAGCAAAAAGACGGGCGCGAAGGCAAAAGCGGGCGCGAAGGAGAAGACGCCCGCAAAAAAACGCGCGCGCTGATCGTCCGCCGAACCGGACGAAACGCGCGCGGGCAATGAGGCTTTTAGTCCGTTGCGTCGAGCGATTCGAGAATGCGCGCGAACGACGCGAGGCGCGCGGCGGAAAGTTCGCCAAGCTTCACCGCCTGCTTGACCGCGCAGCCGGGTTCGGTTTCGTGCCGGCAGTCCCGGAACTTGCAGCGCGCGGAAAGCATGGCGATGTCGGGGAACGCGCGCGTCACGTCGCCGGGCGTCGCGCCGACAAACTGAAACTCGCGCACGCCCGGCGTGTCGATCACCAATCCCTCGCGAAACGGATACGCGCGCGCGACGGTCGTCGTCTGGCGGCCCTTGCCCACGGCGAGATTGAGCCGGCCGACTTTCAAGTCCTCCCCGGGCAGCAACGCGGACAGCAGGTGCGATTTGCCGACGCCCGAATGACCCGTGAAAACGCTGACGCCGTGCGTCGCGATCCGCGCGATCGCGTCGACGCCGTCGCCGGTCTTGGCGGATACGAGATGCACATCGACGCCGGTTTCGCGAAAGGCGAGGGCGCGATCGACCGACGCCGCATCGGCTTCGTCCATTTTGTTGAGCACGAGGACGAGCGGCACGTTCATGATGCGCGCGTAAACGAGATAGCGGTCGGTGAGCCCTTCCGAAAATGCCGGCAGCGACGCGGACTGGATGAGCAGCACGCGATCGACGTTCGCCGCCATCACATGCGCGCGGCGGGCATCCGCGCGGGCCAGCACCTTGCCGCGCGGCAGGATGTCGGTGACGCGCGCCTCGTCGGCGTGCACGAGATCGCCCGCCGCCGCGGCGAGTTTGCGCGGAATCGAGACGATCGCCTCGGTTGCGTCGGCGCGCCGGATGAGGCCCTTGATGCCGTAGTTCGCGAGCACGCGCGCGGCGGATGCGTATTGCTCGTCGGTGAACGCACGTTTCTCGCCGCCCCGCCGGCGCTCGAGATCGCCGACGCGCTCGCGAAAGGCCTCGACCTTTTTGTAACTCATGGGCTAGTGGGGGCGAGGCGAAGCATGAAATTTTACCGCGAAGACGCAAAGAAGCGCGAAGCCCGCAAAGACGCCAAAAAAAGTATTCCTTTGCGTTCTTTGCGTTTCCTTCGCGCCTTGGCGGTAAAAATGCGATTCATCCCACGCTCGCGTCACGGTACGTTTGAAAGCCCGAAGTCGTCCTCGAACTTCGTCGTCCAACCCTGGATCTGCATGTCGTCGGAGACGTTGCGCCCGAGCGTGACCATGCGGAATTCGAACCACGATCCGGCGCCCCCGAGCTTTTCGCGGCGCGCTTCCTCGTCGGCGATTTTTTCCTTGATGTCGCGGTAGCGGTCGATGGCGGCGGGGCTTTCCTTGTAATACGCGTCGATGCCCTGCTCGCCGGCCTGCTGCTCCATGCGCGCGAGCACGGCGCGGTAATTCTCGAGGCGCTGGTCGATCTTCGCGGCCTCCGTGCGATCCTCGAAATTGTTGTCGTTGCCGCTGACCG
The sequence above is drawn from the bacterium genome and encodes:
- a CDS encoding NYN domain-containing protein; amino-acid sequence: MASAASSDPSIIGPRKIAVYWDFENIHNGIQPRGVATHQRANPFRVTGNMVEVKAVLDYLSSLGDVVINRAYANWTMFKNYRFVMLEHSIDLIQLFPRGQHAKNGADIRMAIDALEDIFHFDEIDTQVIIGGDSDFSGVAQKLRQHGKYVIGIGARNSSNIYWIKSCNEFKYYHTLTGSRTRAEDENEEAPPEGELDLDEAKDLLLRATRRLGRNHEEGLVPLYSVRPMMIRMDPSFDESNFGFESFLKFVEDSHDILHVQESPDGPMIRPAARAGEVATPSPENLSKEDLERIYRSVLRQIDYRLMPHAERMQALETLFNLLSEHGPIEDQTAVKEQLLERYTNEGNAITDEDAQHIWDMGYKANVYYFQEYPYRNIVLNERIPSIQAMVRRADLSIVKRLIGKCPVQPLDPEVISDMLYGVTENGRVEYVRELIGEAEAAG
- a CDS encoding zinc carboxypeptidase: MPNRVSFLAASLALLFAVLIAATAIADSGDATYNIRIDTRDRFERTRVVGLGIAIDHVDLATGASFAHVTDADARRIERLGFVVTPIAAAGFPFNMQDYHDESEVNAALDQLALDHPDIVHLFSIGTSVEGRDLRAVRVSDNAATYESGEPAVFFGAEYHAREYVSVEVPLDFLNRLVTGYGVDEFVTYLINEREIYVVPRVNPDGHTYDVEANQAWWRKNRVTTGNPVCKGVDLNRNFASGFGGDPGSSGDPCQEIYRGPSAFSEPETAAVRDFLLAYDNVTLSVDLHTYGGLILYPWSKSFEDIIEPDHTIHRNAALRMAGESNYTAQPSSDLYISAGTACDWAYDVAGKVAFTYEMTGEFGGGDFYPNDNILPLTFNKMWPVMLFATAISADPSMVLSADIWRQSATADGGEVVTTWSPLGDDPGGTYSVWRMEGAAADYTQVSPNLTSGEFEYEYIDQTVAPDTTYTYQVRFYGPNGNAEFDPMIVTTDATADDDAADDDAADDDAADDDASDDDASDDDAMDDDFLDDDVSDDDVSDDDVSDDDAFDDDAGADDDVNDDDEAPAPDIDDDDDAANADESGDSGGCGC
- the ndk gene encoding nucleoside-diphosphate kinase, encoding MAIEQTLGIAKPDAVANNYVGKILALATERGFSIRALRMLRMPHATAQAFYDVHRGKPFYDELTQYMSEGACVAFVLEKDNAIADWRTLMGATNPEKADEGTIRKLYAESFTKNAVHGSDSAENAAREIQFFFPASEVF
- a CDS encoding phosphatidylserine decarboxylase gives rise to the protein MPLASPGIHLDRYTRGRQTEPVAADALIRLLYENGAAGRGAARLFACASVSRLLAYWTFGAPWARGRVAEFARENAIDLTGVLGDPASFASRTDLFLRRLDYENARPMPAENVVVSPADSKVIGGDLDRGVKAKGVFFTAAGLLGARTRPAASESARRVADWAARFEGGTFFVFRLAPPDYHWFHAPVAGRVAAAYGVAGRYHSVNPRAVRARPGLLAENARHVTLIDTDAGGGTGVGLVAVVPVAALVIGKIVMRYSPRGYDEAQSVAEGLFIERGKPMGYFAPGSSTVVALFERGRVTACPDIVDLQYRDAGAAVYGPQMTGRPIAEVKLDARDVIAFPGEDAAPDRYDIGRRMTAYRDGDMWRVETRG
- the hemL gene encoding glutamate-1-semialdehyde 2,1-aminomutase, producing MIRPSSERLFERAGRVLVGGVDSPVRAFRSVGGTPAFIASGKGARMTDVDGNDYIDLVGGWGPLILGHAQPDVIAAVIDAAKSGLSFGACHEMEHRLGEEVVARIPSAEKVRFVNSGTEAAMAAIRLARGATGRAKIIKFAGCYHGHADAFLIAAGSGALTFGVPDSAGVPEGVARDTLTAPYNDLDEVKKLLAANRGHVAAIIVEPVAGNMGVVPPAEGFLEGLREVCVEHGALLVFDEVMTGFRVARGGAQERFGVRPDITVLGKIIGGGMPVGAYAASADLMDRVSPLGPVYQAGTLSGNPLAMAAGLATLTRLSPDVYEKLEHAGARLEAGLIEAANRNGVAATVNRVGSMITLFFCEGPVTDLASAKTSDAVRFGRVFHAMLDAGVYLPPSAYEAAFISAAHGDAEIDAIAKAAEGALAGG
- a CDS encoding aminopeptidase produces the protein MLDPRVRKLAELLVDYSARVKKNDICFATAIGAESLPLLRELQRACLSRGAAMFDYEYLDVEMQKDFYDGATKEQIAYFPQHKLDLMKQVDCYFAVRAAENSMVFANANQKALAARQRVLAPILNERVDNTRWVVTIFPTHGFAQEAGMSKTEFEDFYFGAVLYDYEELQRHQARLARLMNVTDKVRIVASDTDITLSIKNIPTISCFGDRNIPDGECFTAPVRDSANGYVTFNTPSIYQGREFANVKLTFKNGKIVDATCAGKTAELNEVFDTDEGARYLGEFAVGTNPKIRRPMRNILFDEKIYGSVHITPGRAYNEADNGNRSSIHWDMVKILTGDGDMFFDGVLVQHNGVFVHEELLDLNPAPERKIAEQYLASRAAKVKKTMPAAKIPAAAKAKPAAPKPSSKKTGAKAKAGAKEKTPAKKRAR
- the rsgA gene encoding ribosome small subunit-dependent GTPase A → MSYKKVEAFRERVGDLERRRGGEKRAFTDEQYASAARVLANYGIKGLIRRADATEAIVSIPRKLAAAAGDLVHADEARVTDILPRGKVLARADARRAHVMAANVDRVLLIQSASLPAFSEGLTDRYLVYARIMNVPLVLVLNKMDEADAASVDRALAFRETGVDVHLVSAKTGDGVDAIARIATHGVSVFTGHSGVGKSHLLSALLPGEDLKVGRLNLAVGKGRQTTTVARAYPFREGLVIDTPGVREFQFVGATPGDVTRAFPDIAMLSARCKFRDCRHETEPGCAVKQAVKLGELSAARLASFARILESLDATD